The DNA window CGCGCAATCCTAATAATACTTTCGTAGTTATATCATACAAGTCCTGCCCTGGTGCCATGATATTTAAATCATATTCGGGAACAATGCCAAATACCTCAAGCACCTGATCGAGCATCTGACGATGTTGTGCGGTTACACAAACACGTGTCTCGAAATGTTCCGTATCCTTCTGCAGGGCTTTAACCAAAGGAGCCATTTTGATAGCCTCAGGACGAGTCCCGAATACCAGTAATATTTTCTTCATAATCTAATTCATTTAATATCTTTCCGAACCCCACAGAAATCAAGTTCCATCTTACCTTCCTCACGTTGCAATTCCATAAACGGAGTGTGGCAAACGAGCCATACAACGATATCCGCTTTTTGGTATGCTTCACGATAGTCGGTCAGGTTGAAGCTAGGATGTTTGCTGATATTGGGTTCCACAACCAACACTTCAGCACGCGACTCAGAGATGATACGTGAAGCAATGTATTTGGCAGGCGATTCACGCAAATCATCAATATTTGGTTTAAAGGCAAGCCCCATACAAGCCACAATTGGCTCACGGTCGTTCTCGGTTACAAACTGTTGACAAGCTTCTACCACGCGGTTGGCGCACCAGTCAGCTTTATAGTCGTTTGTTTCGCGAGCACGTTTAATGATTTGTGCCTGTTCGGGATAATCAGAAACAATAAACCAGGGATCAACGGCAATACAATGTCCACCTACACCACAACCTGGTTGCAATATATTAACGCGGGGATGCTTGTTAGCTAGTGAAATCAGTTCCCACACATTGATTCCAGCCTTGTCACAAATCATTGAAAGCTCGTTAGCAAAGGCAATCTGAGAGTCACGTGAAGAGTTCTCAGTCAGCTTGCACATCTCTGCAGTACGAGCATTGGTGCG is part of the uncultured Bacteroides sp. genome and encodes:
- the wecC gene encoding UDP-N-acetyl-D-mannosamine dehydrogenase is translated as MKKVLFLGLGYIGLPTAAVAANHGFEVIGVDVNPVVVETINQGKIHIVEPDLDQMVKEAVQKGNLRAVLKPEQADAFFVVVPTPFKQNHRADITYVESATRSVIPFLKEGDLFVIESTSPVLTTERMAEVIFKERPELKGKIYIAYCPERVLPGNTLYELVHNDRVIGGINPESTEKAIEFYSAFVQGKLHRTNARTAEMCKLTENSSRDSQIAFANELSMICDKAGINVWELISLANKHPRVNILQPGCGVGGHCIAVDPWFIVSDYPEQAQIIKRARETNDYKADWCANRVVEACQQFVTENDREPIVACMGLAFKPNIDDLRESPAKYIASRIISESRAEVLVVEPNISKHPSFNLTDYREAYQKADIVVWLVCHTPFMELQREEGKMELDFCGVRKDIK